A window from Heteronotia binoei isolate CCM8104 ecotype False Entrance Well chromosome 15, APGP_CSIRO_Hbin_v1, whole genome shotgun sequence encodes these proteins:
- the LOC132584522 gene encoding zinc finger protein 501-like, whose product MMDSPPPLNTDPDFSLSHRPESGSEGSEPPVSLGDWSDSENEPDSGGSSSGRSGKNFLRIPSPNKNVAGQASKDKVAKVHLFWLSRCKAQQHRKPESVSHKAETLMESTGDARHSQGRHLQLQDAHEESVESWQEAGEKGDTPEDIVQLIDEHGVYSSAKLVPTPGLALLSSYQQQLLEHGSREREDLEIREVIVDEKPFQCAVCAKAFKRAWELFSHEVVHNEERPFHCQLCQASFKRHSDYKSHSLVHTEERPHRCELCGKRFKRASNLAEHRRIHSSERPHRCVACTKRFKTPYELQRHMLTHCSERPFACAACGKGFAAAGALLLHQRQHCDDKPHVCGVCGKRFAYGHSLRVHERVHTGDRPFSCALCGKAFKQSNALASHERVHTGERPFACPTCGKAFKQSSYLAIHTRSHTGERPYACEACGKAFSRPSLLLQHQRVHSTERPHRCQHCGKLFKDLAYLTVHEKVHTGETPYKCPVCQKGFAHPSNLLQHQRIHRDG is encoded by the exons ATGATGGATAGTCCTCCTCCTCTCAATACTGATCCAGATTtctcactgagccacagacctgaaagtggctctgagggatcagaacCCCCAGTATCCCTGGGGGACTGGAGTGACAGTGAGAATGAGCCAGACTCTGGTGGAAGCTCATCAGGCCGCTCTGGGAAGAACTTTCTCaggatcccctccccaaacaagaATGTTGCCGGCCAGGCTTCCAAAGATAAGGTAGCCAAAGTGCATCTCTTCTGGCTATCCCGCTGCAAAGCCCAGCAGCATCGGAAGCCAGAGTCTGTGTCCCACAAGGCAGAGACACTCATGGAGAGCACAGGAGACGCTAGGCATTCCCAGGGGAGGCACCTCCAGTTGCAGGATGCTCATGAGGAATCTGTGGAGAGCTGGCAGGAAGCTGGGGAGAAAGGGGACACCCCAGAGGACATTGTGCAGCTGATAGACGAGCACGGCGTATATTCCTCTGCCAAGCTGGTGCCCACCCCAGGACTGGCACTCCTCTCTTCCTACCAACAGCAGCTTTTGGAACACGGCAGCCGGGAGAGGGAGGACTTGGAGATCCGGGAGGTGATTGTGGATGAGAAGCCATTTCAGTGTGCCGTCTGTGCCAAGGCCTTCAAGCGGGCATGGGAGCTGTTCAGCCATGAGGTGGTCCACAATGAGGAGCGCCCGTTCCATTGCCAGCTGTGCCAG GCCTCCTTCAAGCGTCACTCTGACTACAAGAGCCACTCTCTCGTGCACACGGAAGAGCGGCCTCACCGCTGCGAGCTGTGTGGGAAGCGTTTCAAGCGAGCGTCCAACCTAGCAGAGCATCGCCGCATCCACTCGAGCGAGCGGCCTCACCGCTGTGTGGCCTGCACCAAACGCTTCAAGACACCCTATGAGTTACAGCGGCACATGCTCACGCATTGTTCAGAGCGGCCCTTTGCCTGTGCAGCCTGCGGGAAGGGTTTTGCAGCAGCAGGGGCCCTCCTCTTGCACCAGCGGCAGCACTGTGACGACAAGCCCCACGTCTGCGGTGTGTGTGGCAAGCGTTTTGCTTACGGACACAGCCTGCGGGTCCATGAGCGGGTGCACACGGGCGACCGTCCCTTTTCCTGCGCCCTCTGCGGCAAGGCTTTCAAACAGTCAAATGCCTTGGCCTCGCACGAGCGTGTGCACACTGGGGAGCGGCCCTTTGCCTGCCCGACCTGCGGCAAAGCTTTCAAGCAGTCGTCCTACTTAGCTATCCACACACGCTCACACACTGGTGAACGCCCCTACGCTTGCGAAGCATGCGGGAAGGCCTTTTCACGGCCCTCACTCCTCTTGCAGCATCAGCGTGTCCACAGCACTGAGCGGCCTCACCGGTGCCAACACTGTGGCAAGCTTTTCAAAGACCTGGCCTACCTGACCGTCCACGAGAAGGTTCACACAGGAGAGACCCCCTACAAGTGCCCAGTCTGTCAGAAGGGCTTTGCACATCCCTCGAACCTGCTGCAGCACCAGCGGATACACCGGGATGGATAG